A portion of the Paenibacillus hamazuiensis genome contains these proteins:
- a CDS encoding FtsK/SpoIIIE family DNA translocase — MAKARKKSNALKATLKYELYGILILIFSVIALSREGSVARSLTYLFRFLIGTWDFVIPLIFIFVGLYVMMKREWPTWRSTRKFGVLLFVCGLLIMSHINLFGMLYPKGDYTAGRIISDTWSSMVNGFNSSDKARDILTHEVGGGMIGALLYSVLYFLFDNWGARLLQYTLFIVGFTLVTGISYIELGSKLRGRLSWSDSSLAKLIKSWKQQPKKAPAPVKKPKPAAAENYIFEDEEFDEESYKPEPKRTGKKKPLFLELLNPTQEKLNKKKSSRKNVESEEEQIGMKEQAEPAADESVKVYDAYDDEPLNDGKEDPHIPVIRDFQEQVKQEEKTVVASSAPPAPSPVSAPTPAKKDSAEEQVHVEFAMSDKPADIPYELPPLSLLARPANGKGSESLDYKAVARKLEATLESFGVRAKVLEVVRGPAVTRFEIQPDVGVKVSRIVSLTDDIALALAAKDIRMEAPIPGKSAIGIEVPNSEVSVVTMREVMESPAFQDAGSKLSISFGRDISGQVIVGNLARMPHMLVAGATGSGKSVCINGIITSILFKARPDEVKFLMIDPKMVELNVYNGIPHLLAPVVTDPRRASLALKKVVVEMEKRYELFSKSGTRNIEGYNTMLKETGSGEPLPFIVVIVDELADLMMVAAGDVEDSICRLAQMARAAGIHLIIATQRPSVDVITGVIKANIPSRIAFGVSSQVDSRTILDMVGAEKLLGRGDMLYLPMGASKPIRVQGAFLSDQEVETVVNYWKNQGQATYVEDMVPQVEEQSAETEQFEDELYDQAVQIILEAKQASVSLLQRRMRVGYTRAARLIDTMEARGIVGPYEGSKPREVLVTLEQYQQNRLSS, encoded by the coding sequence TTGGCAAAGGCGAGGAAGAAGAGCAATGCCCTGAAAGCGACTTTAAAATATGAGCTTTACGGAATCCTCATCTTGATTTTTTCGGTCATCGCGCTGTCGCGGGAAGGCTCCGTGGCCAGGTCGCTGACATACTTGTTCCGTTTTCTGATCGGCACGTGGGATTTTGTCATCCCGCTTATTTTTATATTCGTAGGCTTGTATGTCATGATGAAAAGAGAGTGGCCGACTTGGCGGTCTACGAGGAAATTCGGCGTGCTGCTGTTTGTATGCGGTCTTTTGATCATGAGCCATATCAACCTTTTCGGGATGCTGTATCCGAAGGGAGACTACACGGCCGGACGCATTATCAGCGATACGTGGAGCAGCATGGTGAACGGATTTAATTCGTCGGACAAGGCCCGCGACATTTTAACCCACGAAGTCGGCGGCGGCATGATCGGGGCGCTGCTTTACAGCGTGCTTTATTTTTTGTTCGACAATTGGGGGGCAAGGCTGCTTCAATATACGTTATTTATCGTCGGATTTACGCTTGTGACCGGGATTTCGTATATCGAACTGGGAAGCAAGCTGCGGGGACGATTGTCCTGGTCCGACTCTTCGCTGGCCAAGCTCATTAAGAGCTGGAAGCAGCAGCCGAAAAAGGCGCCGGCTCCCGTCAAAAAACCGAAGCCTGCGGCTGCGGAAAATTACATATTCGAAGATGAAGAATTCGACGAAGAAAGCTACAAACCGGAACCGAAGCGGACGGGCAAAAAGAAACCGCTTTTTCTCGAGCTGCTGAACCCGACCCAGGAAAAGCTGAACAAGAAAAAGTCGTCACGTAAAAATGTGGAAAGCGAAGAAGAGCAAATCGGGATGAAGGAACAGGCTGAGCCGGCTGCGGATGAATCGGTTAAGGTTTACGACGCATACGATGATGAGCCGCTGAACGATGGGAAAGAAGACCCGCATATCCCTGTAATTCGAGACTTTCAGGAACAAGTTAAGCAGGAGGAGAAGACGGTGGTTGCTTCATCCGCACCACCCGCACCTTCGCCCGTATCCGCTCCAACTCCTGCAAAGAAGGACAGCGCAGAGGAGCAGGTTCATGTTGAATTTGCGATGTCGGACAAACCGGCTGATATTCCTTACGAGCTGCCTCCGCTCAGCTTGCTGGCCCGGCCCGCAAACGGGAAAGGTTCCGAATCGCTTGATTATAAGGCGGTAGCGCGCAAGCTGGAGGCTACGCTCGAAAGCTTCGGCGTCCGCGCGAAAGTGCTTGAAGTTGTCAGAGGCCCGGCGGTGACGCGCTTTGAGATCCAGCCGGACGTCGGCGTGAAGGTGAGCCGGATCGTCAGCCTGACGGACGACATTGCGCTTGCGCTTGCCGCAAAGGACATTCGAATGGAGGCGCCGATTCCGGGCAAATCCGCAATCGGCATCGAAGTGCCGAACTCCGAGGTATCCGTCGTCACGATGCGCGAGGTGATGGAAAGTCCGGCTTTCCAGGATGCCGGCTCGAAGCTGTCGATCTCGTTCGGCCGCGACATTTCCGGTCAGGTGATCGTCGGCAACCTGGCGAGAATGCCGCATATGCTCGTAGCCGGCGCGACCGGTTCCGGCAAATCCGTATGCATCAACGGGATCATCACGAGCATTTTGTTCAAGGCCCGGCCGGATGAAGTCAAGTTTCTGATGATCGACCCTAAAATGGTCGAGCTTAACGTGTACAACGGCATACCGCATTTGCTTGCTCCTGTCGTTACCGACCCGCGCAGAGCATCGCTCGCCTTGAAAAAAGTTGTCGTCGAGATGGAGAAACGGTACGAGCTGTTTTCCAAAAGCGGCACGCGTAACATTGAAGGCTACAACACGATGCTAAAGGAAACGGGCTCCGGAGAGCCGCTTCCGTTCATCGTCGTCATCGTGGACGAGCTCGCCGACCTGATGATGGTCGCTGCCGGCGATGTTGAGGATTCCATTTGCCGCCTGGCACAAATGGCTCGTGCTGCAGGCATTCACTTGATCATTGCGACTCAGCGACCGTCCGTCGACGTCATCACGGGTGTGATCAAAGCGAACATCCCGTCGCGAATCGCATTCGGCGTATCGTCGCAGGTCGACTCGCGAACGATTCTCGATATGGTCGGTGCGGAAAAACTGCTTGGCCGCGGGGACATGCTGTACCTGCCGATGGGGGCTTCCAAGCCGATTCGCGTGCAAGGGGCGTTTTTGTCCGACCAAGAGGTTGAGACCGTGGTGAATTATTGGAAAAACCAAGGTCAAGCCACCTACGTGGAAGATATGGTTCCGCAGGTGGAAGAGCAATCCGCGGAAACGGAGCAATTCGAAGACGAATTGTACGACCAGGCGGTCCAAATCATTTTGGAAGCGAAGCAGGCGTCCGTCTCGCTTCTCCAGCGGCGCATGCGCGTGGGCTACACCCGAGCGGCCCGCTTGATCGATACGATGGAAGCCAGAGGCATCGTCGGCCCTTACGAGGGCAGCAAACCGCGCGAGGTGCTCGTCACCCTCGAGCAGTATCAGCAGAACCGTTTAAGCTCATAG
- the dapA gene encoding 4-hydroxy-tetrahydrodipicolinate synthase: MEFGRLITAMVTPFDNQLQIDWKQVEKLIDYLVDEQKSDALVVSGTTGESPTLEDEEKLELFRFCLNYAKGRCKIIAGTGSNDTKHSIHLSKEAEKIGVDGLLLVAPYYNRPSQEGLYQHFKTVAESVSIPVILYNVPGRTGVNVSAETTIRLSHIPNIVATKDCADTNQLTQIVRDAAPDFRVYTGEDSNTLPTLCVGGYGVVSVASHVVGKEMKEMIEAYLAGNVRHAAKLHGQLLPVLQGLFCAPNPVPVKYALNQRGIEVGGVRLPLVDVTEDQAKFIQSLFA, from the coding sequence GTGGAATTCGGAAGATTAATTACAGCAATGGTGACACCATTCGACAATCAGCTGCAAATCGATTGGAAGCAGGTGGAGAAATTAATCGATTACCTGGTTGACGAGCAAAAAAGCGATGCGCTGGTCGTCAGCGGGACAACCGGCGAATCCCCGACTTTGGAGGACGAGGAGAAGCTGGAGCTGTTCCGGTTTTGCCTGAATTATGCGAAAGGCCGCTGCAAAATTATCGCAGGCACGGGAAGCAACGATACGAAGCATTCGATCCATCTGTCGAAAGAAGCCGAGAAAATCGGCGTGGACGGACTGCTTTTGGTGGCTCCTTATTATAATCGGCCTTCCCAGGAGGGGTTGTATCAGCATTTTAAAACGGTTGCCGAATCCGTCAGCATTCCCGTCATCCTGTACAACGTTCCTGGCCGTACGGGCGTCAATGTAAGCGCGGAAACGACGATCCGCTTGTCCCATATCCCGAACATCGTGGCGACGAAAGATTGCGCCGATACGAATCAGCTGACCCAGATCGTTCGTGATGCGGCTCCGGATTTCCGGGTATACACCGGCGAGGACAGCAATACGCTGCCCACCCTGTGCGTCGGAGGTTACGGTGTCGTCAGTGTGGCCAGCCACGTCGTCGGCAAGGAAATGAAAGAAATGATCGAGGCTTATTTGGCCGGGAACGTCCGGCACGCAGCCAAACTGCACGGACAGCTGCTGCCGGTGCTTCAGGGGCTGTTCTGCGCGCCGAATCCGGTGCCGGTCAAATATGCGCTGAATCAAAGAGGCATCGAAGTCGGCGGCGTTCGTTTGCCGCTGGTCGACGTGACGGAAGATCAAGCGAAATTCATCCAATCCCTTTTTGCATAA
- the ltrA gene encoding group II intron reverse transcriptase/maturase, which translates to MKEGKGEVGFREGVEVPRKRRWHSLIDKIWAMPNLEEAFREVKRNRGAAGVDGVTIKVFESELERNLRTLQQELRAKAYKPMPVRRMYISKENGGQRPLGIPAIRDRVVQAATRRILEPIYEATFMECSFGFRPGRSAHMALENIRKDLMDGYVYVIDADLKSYFDLIPHDKLLKAVKEEVVDGSVLKLIESFLKSGVMENGSFHLNEQGSPQGGVISPLLANIYLNPLDKLMTERKHRITRYADDFVICCKSQKGAERVLQGVIRLLEQELGLKVHPEKTKIVNNLEQSFMFLGHEFKPGFWVTPSSKAKQKFKERVKAITRRNQTVNVEQLIRKKLNPYLRGWGSYFGWGNVGSLMREYDAWIRRRLRMVQLRSWKKPKNFYRALRKNKWRGELPKMRMFAWRSSLSKPASVAMPNDWFRERGLVFLVDIYNEHHPQRG; encoded by the coding sequence ATGAAGGAAGGAAAAGGAGAGGTAGGCTTTCGTGAGGGAGTAGAAGTCCCGAGAAAACGCAGATGGCACAGCCTCATCGACAAGATATGGGCGATGCCGAACCTTGAGGAGGCATTCCGGGAGGTCAAGCGCAACCGGGGAGCAGCGGGAGTAGACGGAGTGACCATAAAGGTATTCGAGAGTGAACTGGAGCGTAACTTAAGAACGCTTCAGCAGGAGCTGCGGGCGAAGGCATACAAGCCGATGCCGGTCAGGCGCATGTACATTTCCAAGGAAAATGGGGGTCAAAGGCCGCTCGGGATACCCGCAATTCGCGATCGCGTAGTACAGGCGGCGACCCGCCGAATCCTCGAACCGATTTACGAGGCGACATTTATGGAGTGTAGTTTTGGGTTTCGCCCGGGACGCAGTGCACACATGGCGCTGGAGAACATTCGGAAAGATCTCATGGATGGATACGTTTATGTGATCGACGCCGACCTGAAATCGTATTTCGATCTCATTCCACATGACAAGTTGCTTAAGGCCGTCAAGGAAGAAGTGGTGGATGGTAGTGTCCTAAAGCTCATAGAAAGCTTCTTAAAGTCCGGAGTCATGGAGAACGGAAGTTTTCACCTGAACGAGCAAGGAAGTCCACAGGGTGGGGTTATTAGTCCGCTTTTGGCGAATATCTACCTAAACCCGCTGGATAAGCTCATGACTGAACGGAAGCACCGTATAACACGGTACGCCGATGATTTTGTGATCTGCTGCAAATCCCAAAAGGGGGCAGAGAGGGTACTCCAAGGTGTTATTCGTCTACTGGAACAAGAGCTTGGGCTCAAAGTACACCCGGAGAAAACCAAGATCGTGAACAACTTGGAACAGTCCTTTATGTTCCTAGGTCATGAGTTTAAACCGGGATTTTGGGTTACTCCATCCTCGAAAGCCAAACAGAAATTTAAAGAACGCGTGAAAGCAATTACGCGGCGGAACCAAACGGTGAATGTGGAACAGCTGATCCGAAAGAAGTTGAATCCATATTTACGTGGATGGGGTAGCTATTTTGGCTGGGGCAACGTAGGAAGTCTGATGAGAGAGTACGATGCATGGATAAGGAGAAGGCTCCGGATGGTACAGTTGCGGAGCTGGAAAAAGCCGAAGAACTTCTACAGGGCACTAAGAAAGAATAAGTGGAGGGGAGAGCTTCCCAAGATGCGTATGTTCGCATGGAGAAGCTCGCTATCCAAGCCAGCCAGTGTTGCAATGCCAAACGATTGGTTCAGAGAAAGAGGTCTCGTTTTTCTCGTAGACATCTATAATGAACATCATCCCCAGCGGGGATAA
- a CDS encoding ClpP family protease encodes MPQQDDKRSTTVDTIQQLGQTNTPTSGESNIYCMSIIGQVEGHLILPPQNKTTKYEHLIPQLVAAEQNPKIEGVLVVLNTVGGDVEAGLAIAEMIASLSKPTVALVLGGGHSIGVPIAVSANYSLIAETATMTIHPIRLNGLVIGVPQTFEYLDKMQERVIRFVTRHSRVAEEKFKELMFKTGELTRDIGTTVIGSDAVRYGLIDGIGGLGDAMKELNRRIEERRSMKSGGMVQ; translated from the coding sequence ATGCCTCAGCAGGATGATAAGCGCAGTACGACCGTAGATACGATTCAGCAGCTGGGCCAGACGAATACGCCGACTTCCGGCGAATCGAACATTTACTGCATGTCGATTATCGGGCAAGTCGAAGGCCATTTGATTTTACCCCCTCAAAATAAAACAACCAAATACGAGCATCTGATTCCGCAGCTCGTTGCCGCCGAGCAAAACCCCAAAATAGAAGGGGTGCTCGTCGTGTTAAATACGGTCGGCGGAGATGTGGAAGCGGGACTCGCCATCGCCGAAATGATCGCTTCGCTGTCCAAGCCGACGGTTGCGCTCGTGCTCGGAGGAGGGCATAGCATCGGTGTGCCGATTGCCGTATCGGCCAACTATTCCCTCATAGCCGAAACGGCGACGATGACGATACACCCGATTCGATTGAACGGGCTTGTCATCGGCGTTCCGCAAACGTTCGAATATTTGGACAAAATGCAGGAACGCGTTATCCGTTTTGTAACGCGCCATTCGAGGGTGGCGGAAGAGAAGTTTAAAGAGCTGATGTTCAAAACGGGGGAGCTTACCCGGGATATCGGAACGACTGTCATCGGCTCGGATGCCGTACGGTACGGCCTGATCGACGGCATTGGAGGACTCGGCGACGCGATGAAGGAATTGAACCGCCGCATCGAGGAAAGAAGATCGATGAAAAGCGGGGGGATGGTGCAATGA
- a CDS encoding ribonuclease J, with translation MSKKNTDKLTIFALGGVGEIGKNMYVVQYANDIVVIDSGLKFPEEDMLGIDIVIPDISYLTENRDKVRGILITHGHEDHIGGLPYVLKQLNVPVYGTKLTLGLIETKLKEAGLLGETKRILINADSELKLGTMTATFFKTNHSIPDSVGVCLATPEGNVVHTGDFKFDHTPVNGQYADLQRMAEIGASGVLALLSDSTNAERPGFTPSEKSVGSELEEIFRKARQRVVVATFASNIHRIQQVIDAAVATRRKLTVIGRSMVNVVTIASELGYLHIPDGMLIEPEEINKLAADRVVILSTGSQGEPMSALTRMARSSHRKVDILPGDTVIIAATPIPGNERYVGRTVDELMRIGAHVIYGPGSVTGVHVSGHGSQEELKLMLNLMRPKYFIPIHGEYRMLRQHGQLAESVGIEKENIFILDNGDTVEIQDGAARKGHKVPAGNTLIDGLGVGDVGNIVLRDRKLLSQDGILVVVVTLSKQDGSIMSGPDIISRGFVYVRESEGLLDEANRIVTSTLNRLMGENVNEWASLKTNVKDALGRFLYEQTRRRPMILPIIMEV, from the coding sequence TTGTCAAAGAAAAATACGGATAAGCTAACGATCTTCGCTCTGGGCGGCGTGGGCGAAATCGGTAAAAATATGTATGTGGTGCAGTATGCAAACGATATTGTAGTCATTGATAGTGGACTTAAATTTCCGGAGGAGGATATGCTCGGTATCGACATCGTCATTCCGGACATCTCCTACCTGACGGAGAATCGAGATAAGGTCAGAGGCATTTTAATCACTCACGGGCATGAGGATCATATCGGCGGTTTGCCTTACGTGCTTAAGCAGCTGAATGTCCCGGTGTACGGAACGAAGCTGACGCTCGGTTTGATCGAAACGAAGCTGAAGGAAGCCGGTTTGCTCGGCGAAACGAAACGGATACTCATTAATGCGGATTCGGAGCTTAAGCTTGGCACTATGACTGCCACTTTCTTCAAGACGAATCATAGTATTCCGGATTCGGTCGGCGTGTGCCTGGCCACACCGGAAGGCAATGTGGTCCATACCGGCGACTTTAAGTTCGATCATACTCCGGTCAACGGCCAGTATGCGGATCTTCAGCGCATGGCGGAAATCGGCGCAAGCGGCGTTTTGGCGCTTTTGTCCGATAGCACGAACGCCGAGCGCCCGGGATTCACTCCTTCGGAGAAAAGCGTAGGCTCGGAGCTGGAGGAGATTTTCCGCAAAGCCCGGCAGCGCGTCGTTGTCGCCACGTTCGCTTCCAATATTCACCGGATTCAGCAGGTAATCGATGCGGCGGTTGCGACCCGCAGAAAACTGACGGTCATCGGCCGCAGCATGGTAAACGTTGTTACCATCGCCAGCGAACTCGGCTATCTTCACATTCCGGACGGCATGCTGATCGAACCGGAAGAGATCAATAAGCTGGCCGCAGACCGTGTCGTCATTTTGTCTACCGGAAGCCAGGGGGAGCCGATGTCGGCACTGACGCGAATGGCTAGATCCTCACACCGGAAGGTCGATATTTTACCGGGTGACACCGTCATTATTGCTGCGACTCCAATTCCGGGCAATGAGCGGTATGTGGGCCGTACGGTTGACGAGTTGATGCGCATCGGCGCGCATGTCATCTACGGTCCGGGTTCGGTAACCGGGGTTCACGTTTCGGGACACGGAAGCCAGGAGGAGCTGAAGCTGATGCTTAACCTGATGCGGCCGAAATATTTTATTCCGATTCACGGTGAGTATCGTATGCTTCGTCAGCATGGGCAGCTGGCAGAATCCGTCGGAATCGAGAAGGAAAATATTTTCATCCTCGATAACGGAGATACGGTGGAAATCCAGGACGGTGCGGCGAGGAAAGGCCACAAAGTACCGGCAGGCAATACGCTGATTGACGGGCTTGGCGTAGGCGACGTAGGCAACATCGTGCTGCGGGACCGCAAGCTGTTGTCACAAGACGGCATTTTGGTCGTTGTCGTAACGCTCAGCAAACAGGACGGCTCGATTATGTCCGGTCCGGATATCATTTCCCGCGGTTTCGTTTATGTTCGCGAATCCGAAGGTTTGCTGGACGAAGCGAACCGCATCGTAACAAGCACACTCAATCGCTTGATGGGCGAAAACGTCAATGAGTGGGCGTCTCTAAAAACTAACGTAAAAGATGCGTTGGGACGATTTTTATATGAACAAACCAGAAGAAGACCGATGATCCTGCCGATCATCATGGAAGTCTAA
- a CDS encoding YlzJ-like family protein, with amino-acid sequence MIFYTPMPMDIVMEGFDKQEEPSYFEITLNGVHMQVQAINERQASIVRILSCELQDYLNPQYAPGKLIEFQPVLR; translated from the coding sequence ATGATTTTTTACACGCCGATGCCGATGGACATCGTCATGGAAGGTTTTGATAAGCAGGAGGAACCGTCTTACTTCGAAATTACGCTGAACGGCGTACATATGCAGGTTCAAGCCATCAATGAACGCCAAGCCTCGATTGTTCGAATATTAAGCTGTGAATTGCAGGATTATTTGAACCCTCAATACGCTCCGGGCAAGCTGATCGAATTTCAGCCGGTTTTGCGGTAA